One window of Agromyces rhizosphaerae genomic DNA carries:
- a CDS encoding HNH endonuclease signature motif containing protein: protein MEEAGRAAVPAFDALPPRLPAPDEIDIEWQLLDDVIDEWRRGEATDAAGLPADARREALLDLHVTEIAALTAQLERVSARRASLIADAHRESAAIEEERAAVREREGLRVDPPRRRAELVRRSLTAEIACATRATEATVARWIGEAEALADGLGATLAAALEGRISYLHARTIADEAGSLPAAHRADFEAEALRVAATTTPGRFRRRARILRERMHPDSIEARAADASAGRHVRVEPDRDGMAWLTAHLPAATAARIDARLTDTAGHLRALDGEERTVAQLRVDVLADLLLAAGQGIAGEAASQPGAEGPAHNGATSARDESAPARATSGAPSARRGIRPQVSVTVPARRLLGHGDEPAMLDGYGPIPIDDALELAGAAGSLRRLLTDPDSGAVISVGRDRYTVPPDLRAWLRVRDGTCRFPGCDRRADASEIDHTLDWAAGGATAHDNLAHLCARHHHLKHEAGWRVVQRGGGVLDWRSPLGREYTTEPIEALSVARQREPEPEPDPPF from the coding sequence ATGGAGGAAGCAGGGCGGGCCGCGGTTCCGGCGTTCGACGCGTTGCCACCGCGCCTGCCCGCGCCTGACGAGATCGACATCGAGTGGCAGCTACTCGACGACGTGATCGACGAGTGGCGCCGGGGTGAGGCGACGGATGCCGCGGGGCTGCCCGCCGACGCCAGGCGCGAGGCGCTGCTCGACCTGCACGTCACCGAGATCGCCGCGCTCACGGCGCAGCTCGAGCGCGTCAGCGCGCGGCGTGCGTCGCTCATCGCGGACGCCCATCGGGAGTCGGCGGCGATCGAGGAGGAGCGCGCTGCCGTGCGCGAGCGCGAGGGTCTGCGCGTCGACCCGCCGCGTCGCCGGGCCGAGCTCGTGCGCCGCTCGCTGACCGCAGAGATCGCATGCGCGACCCGCGCGACCGAGGCGACCGTCGCGCGCTGGATCGGCGAGGCCGAGGCGCTCGCCGACGGGCTCGGAGCGACGCTGGCGGCCGCACTGGAGGGGCGCATCTCGTACCTGCACGCCCGCACCATCGCCGACGAGGCCGGGTCGCTGCCGGCCGCCCACCGTGCCGACTTCGAAGCCGAGGCGCTGCGCGTCGCGGCGACCACGACGCCCGGGCGCTTCCGGCGACGAGCGCGGATACTGCGCGAGCGCATGCATCCCGACTCGATCGAGGCTCGTGCCGCCGATGCCTCGGCCGGCCGCCACGTGCGAGTAGAGCCCGATCGCGATGGCATGGCCTGGCTGACCGCCCACCTGCCCGCCGCGACCGCGGCGCGCATCGACGCGCGGCTCACCGACACCGCCGGGCACCTTCGCGCGCTCGACGGCGAGGAGCGCACCGTCGCGCAGCTCCGCGTGGACGTGCTCGCCGACCTGCTGCTGGCAGCGGGGCAGGGGATCGCGGGCGAGGCGGCCTCGCAGCCCGGGGCGGAGGGCCCGGCGCACAACGGCGCGACCTCCGCGCGAGACGAGTCCGCGCCGGCACGTGCCACCTCGGGTGCACCCTCGGCGAGACGCGGCATCCGACCGCAGGTCTCGGTCACCGTCCCCGCCAGGCGCCTCCTCGGCCACGGCGACGAGCCCGCGATGCTCGACGGGTACGGACCGATCCCGATCGACGACGCCCTCGAGCTCGCCGGGGCGGCCGGCTCGCTGCGGCGCCTGCTCACGGACCCCGACTCGGGCGCGGTGATCTCCGTCGGGCGCGACCGCTACACCGTTCCGCCCGACCTGCGCGCCTGGCTGCGCGTGCGCGACGGCACCTGCCGGTTCCCGGGCTGCGATCGGCGGGCGGATGCCTCGGAGATCGACCACACCCTCGACTGGGCCGCCGGAGGTGCGACCGCGCACGACAATCTCGCGCACCTCTGCGCCCGCCACCACCACCTGAAACACGAGGCCGGATGGCGGGTCGTCCAACGGGGCGGAGGGGTGCTCGACTGGCGGAGTCCACTCGGGCGGGAGTACACGACCGAGCCGATCGAGGCGTTGTCGGTCGCGCGCCAACGCGAACCCGAACCCGAACCAGATCCGCCGTTCTAG
- a CDS encoding DUF6716 putative glycosyltransferase — translation MSRGGATGRSGGPRRLLVVADSDSYLKWGAALASRLPGPVPPGSALPTSWKVQVVLVDSPVLPSERQVRVALDGSAFALDQVRVVDLDGLDRLVDDRRPDAVLLALRGPLVRVVAPRLAERPDRPVLLSGFPGITIPAEPKAIVYREQTDLVVLHSHREVREFARNAAGMPVDVSFGLARLPFLGLSSVAAGADASGPATVRPGGGARDDVVFAVQAKVPRTLEDRERLVGWLVEAARAQSARRVVVKVRARSGEAQTHAEAHDLQELLASPSVAGSLPPNLVVEDGPMAAHLKRAAALVTVSSTAVLEAIAEGVPALLLDDFGVEKAMINTVFAGSGLLASHEALVAGEYRDPDPAWIEDNYFHPAADDDWIVQLGALVAARDRGVLPQRVRRHNLTGGAVRRAYERRRMLGEHDAGPGAAAGAAAMAVALPARWMLRRARRVKARLQPGASAPLGYAPVDAGADVRVPSRQG, via the coding sequence GTGAGCCGGGGCGGGGCGACGGGTCGGTCCGGCGGCCCGCGACGGCTGCTGGTCGTCGCCGACAGCGACTCGTACCTGAAGTGGGGTGCGGCGCTCGCGTCGCGCCTGCCGGGTCCGGTGCCGCCGGGTTCGGCGCTGCCGACGTCGTGGAAGGTACAGGTGGTGCTGGTCGACTCGCCGGTGCTGCCGAGCGAGCGACAGGTGCGCGTGGCGCTCGACGGGTCGGCGTTCGCGCTCGACCAGGTGCGCGTGGTCGACCTCGACGGGCTCGACCGACTCGTCGACGACCGGCGCCCCGACGCGGTGCTGCTCGCGCTGCGCGGCCCGCTCGTGCGCGTGGTCGCGCCGCGGCTCGCCGAGCGTCCCGACCGCCCGGTGCTGCTGAGCGGCTTCCCCGGCATCACGATTCCCGCCGAGCCCAAGGCGATCGTCTACCGCGAGCAGACCGACCTCGTCGTGCTGCACAGCCACCGTGAGGTGCGCGAGTTCGCGCGCAACGCCGCGGGCATGCCCGTCGACGTGAGCTTCGGGCTGGCGCGGCTGCCGTTCCTGGGCCTGTCGTCAGTGGCAGCTGGGGCGGATGCCTCGGGGCCGGCGACCGTGCGCCCGGGTGGCGGTGCGCGCGACGACGTCGTGTTCGCCGTGCAGGCGAAGGTGCCGCGCACGCTCGAGGACCGCGAGCGGCTCGTCGGCTGGCTCGTCGAGGCCGCGCGGGCGCAGTCGGCTCGACGGGTGGTCGTGAAGGTGCGCGCGCGTTCGGGTGAGGCGCAGACCCACGCCGAGGCGCACGACCTGCAGGAGCTGCTGGCGTCGCCGTCGGTGGCGGGATCGCTGCCGCCCAACCTCGTGGTCGAGGACGGCCCGATGGCGGCGCACCTGAAGCGCGCGGCGGCGCTCGTGACCGTGAGCTCCACGGCCGTGCTGGAGGCTATCGCCGAAGGGGTGCCGGCGCTGCTGCTCGACGACTTCGGGGTCGAGAAGGCGATGATCAACACGGTCTTCGCCGGGAGCGGGCTCCTCGCGAGCCACGAGGCGCTCGTTGCGGGGGAGTACCGCGACCCCGACCCGGCCTGGATCGAGGACAACTACTTCCACCCGGCTGCCGACGACGACTGGATCGTGCAGCTCGGCGCCCTGGTCGCCGCCCGCGACCGTGGCGTGCTGCCGCAGCGGGTGCGTCGCCACAACCTCACCGGCGGCGCGGTGCGCCGTGCCTACGAGCGGCGACGCATGCTCGGCGAGCACGACGCGGGCCCAGGTGCCGCAGCGGGTGCGGCCGCGATGGCGGTCGCGCTTCCGGCACGCTGGATGCTCCGTCGCGCGCGTCGCGTCAAGGCGCGGCTGCAGCCCGGGGCATCCGCTCCGCTCGGGTATGCGCCCGTCGATGCAGGTGCGGACGTGCGGGTGCCGAGCCGTCAGGGCTGA
- a CDS encoding N-acetylneuraminate synthase family protein, with the protein MAIRIGRSAVGYGEPVYVIGEIGLNHNGDVELARRLIDVAADAGAQAVKFQKRTPEIATPEHMRDMPRETPWGTMSYLDYRRRVEFGVAEYRAVAEHAASVGLDWFASPWDVPSVEFLEALGEFGEEPVAYKVASASVTDLELLRAIAATGRPVICSTGMSTIEEIDRAVEALGTDRLVLMHATSSYPMPAEEANLRMIDTLQLRYPGVPVGYSGHEPGLQISLAAVALGAVAVERHITLDRTMWGSDHAASLEPQGLQHLVRDIRIIGEAMGDGIKRVFPGEEAPRAKLRRVLVP; encoded by the coding sequence ATGGCGATCCGCATCGGCCGCAGCGCGGTCGGCTACGGCGAGCCGGTCTACGTCATCGGCGAGATCGGCCTCAATCACAACGGCGACGTCGAACTCGCGCGGCGGCTCATCGACGTGGCCGCCGACGCGGGCGCGCAGGCGGTGAAGTTCCAGAAGCGCACGCCCGAGATCGCGACGCCCGAGCACATGCGCGACATGCCCCGCGAGACCCCGTGGGGCACGATGAGCTACCTCGACTACCGGCGCCGGGTGGAGTTCGGCGTGGCGGAGTACCGTGCGGTGGCCGAGCACGCGGCATCCGTCGGCCTCGACTGGTTCGCCTCGCCGTGGGACGTGCCGTCGGTGGAGTTCCTGGAGGCGCTGGGGGAGTTCGGAGAGGAGCCGGTGGCGTACAAGGTGGCATCCGCCTCGGTCACCGACCTCGAGCTGCTGCGCGCGATCGCCGCGACCGGGCGCCCCGTGATCTGCTCGACCGGCATGTCGACCATCGAGGAGATCGACCGGGCGGTCGAGGCGCTCGGCACCGACCGGCTCGTGCTCATGCATGCCACGTCGAGCTACCCGATGCCCGCCGAGGAGGCCAACCTGCGCATGATCGACACGCTGCAGCTGCGCTACCCCGGCGTGCCGGTCGGCTACTCGGGCCACGAGCCGGGGCTGCAGATCTCGCTCGCGGCGGTCGCGCTCGGCGCCGTCGCGGTGGAGCGGCACATCACCCTCGACCGCACGATGTGGGGCAGCGACCACGCCGCCTCGCTCGAGCCGCAGGGACTGCAGCACCTCGTGCGCGACATCCGCATCATCGGCGAGGCCATGGGCGACGGCATCAAGCGCGTCTTCCCGGGCGAGGAGGCGCCGCGCGCGAAGCTGCGCCGGGTGCTCGTCCCGTGA
- a CDS encoding acylneuraminate cytidylyltransferase, producing MPHEVIVVIPARGGSKGVPGKNLREVAGVPLVARAVRAALAAASVDLVVVSTDDAEIAATAEAAGAEVVDRPADLAGDTASSESALLHALTALEAEERMPEVLVFVQATSPFIDPSDIDAAVAEVRHGDADVVFSAVESHAFLWRSTSRGAAGVNHSSGARLRRQDREAEYRETGAFYVMNVDGFRHAEHRFFGRIGFRLVPDAHALEIDTPADLALADALAAVVSPSALVPAVPCIDVDAVVTDFDGVHTDDTAYVGSDGTERVRVSRSDGHGVKMLREAGVPMLILSVEENPVVAARAAKLGVDVVHGVRDKAPELVAWAERKGIPLERIAYVGNDVGDLGCLRIAGWPVVVADAAPEALALARHVLTRAGGDGAVRELSDLVLGARAAARVRSSEQPALAGAIWY from the coding sequence ATGCCCCACGAGGTGATCGTCGTCATCCCCGCACGCGGGGGCTCGAAGGGCGTGCCCGGCAAGAACCTGCGCGAGGTCGCGGGGGTCCCGCTGGTCGCCCGCGCCGTGCGGGCGGCGCTGGCCGCCGCATCCGTCGATCTCGTGGTCGTCTCGACCGACGACGCCGAGATCGCCGCGACCGCCGAGGCCGCGGGCGCCGAGGTCGTCGACCGGCCCGCCGACCTCGCCGGCGACACCGCGAGCTCGGAGTCGGCGCTGCTGCACGCCCTCACTGCGCTCGAGGCCGAGGAGCGGATGCCCGAGGTGCTCGTGTTCGTGCAGGCCACCTCGCCGTTCATCGATCCCTCCGACATCGACGCCGCGGTCGCCGAGGTGCGCCACGGCGACGCCGACGTCGTGTTCTCCGCCGTCGAGAGCCACGCCTTCCTCTGGCGGAGCACCTCCCGCGGGGCCGCGGGCGTGAACCACAGCTCGGGCGCGCGCCTGCGCCGGCAGGATCGTGAGGCGGAGTACCGCGAGACCGGCGCGTTCTACGTGATGAACGTCGACGGGTTCCGCCACGCCGAGCACCGCTTCTTCGGCCGCATCGGCTTCCGCCTCGTGCCCGACGCGCACGCGCTCGAGATCGACACGCCCGCCGATCTCGCGCTCGCCGACGCGCTCGCCGCGGTCGTCTCGCCCTCGGCGCTGGTGCCGGCCGTGCCGTGCATCGACGTCGACGCCGTGGTCACCGACTTCGACGGCGTGCACACCGACGACACGGCGTACGTGGGCAGCGACGGCACCGAGCGGGTGCGCGTGAGCCGCAGCGACGGGCACGGCGTGAAGATGCTGCGCGAGGCGGGCGTGCCCATGCTGATCCTCTCGGTCGAGGAGAACCCGGTGGTCGCCGCGCGCGCGGCGAAGCTCGGGGTCGATGTCGTGCACGGCGTGCGCGACAAGGCGCCCGAGCTGGTGGCATGGGCCGAGCGCAAGGGCATCCCGCTCGAGCGCATCGCGTACGTGGGCAACGACGTCGGCGACCTCGGCTGCCTGCGCATCGCGGGCTGGCCGGTGGTGGTGGCGGATGCCGCGCCGGAGGCGCTCGCGCTCGCGCGCCACGTGCTGACCAGGGCGGGCGGCGACGGCGCCGTGCGCGAGCTGTCCGACCTCGTGCTCGGCGCGCGCGCCGCGGCGCGGGTGCGGTCGTCCGAGCAGCCGGCGCTCGCCGGTGCCATCTGGTACTAG
- a CDS encoding sulfite exporter TauE/SafE family protein: protein MPDLTALAWVLLAFSAFMVGVSKTALPGANTISIALFAAVLPARASTGALLLLLIVGDMLALWLYRRHADWPALVRLAPAVGVGIVLGVLFLAVADDTWVRRVIAVILLLVIAFTLWRRRRTSADAPTGGRIAAWGYGSLGGFTTMVANAGGPVMTMYFLASRFPAAAFLGTAAWFFAIVNVVKVPFSIGLGIITPATLLLDLVLVPAVLVGGFVGWNLMKRMPQRVFERIVIVLTVVGALYLLFA from the coding sequence GTGCCCGACCTGACCGCCCTCGCCTGGGTGCTGCTCGCGTTCTCGGCGTTCATGGTCGGGGTCTCGAAGACGGCGCTGCCCGGCGCGAACACCATCTCGATCGCGCTGTTCGCCGCGGTGCTCCCCGCACGCGCGTCCACCGGCGCCCTGCTGCTGCTCCTGATCGTGGGCGACATGCTGGCGCTGTGGCTCTACCGCAGGCACGCCGACTGGCCGGCGCTCGTGCGGCTCGCACCGGCGGTGGGGGTCGGCATCGTGCTCGGCGTGCTGTTCCTCGCCGTCGCGGACGACACCTGGGTGCGCCGCGTCATCGCCGTGATCCTGCTGCTCGTGATCGCGTTCACCCTGTGGCGACGCCGGCGCACGTCGGCGGACGCCCCGACCGGCGGCCGGATCGCGGCCTGGGGCTACGGCTCGCTGGGCGGGTTCACGACGATGGTCGCCAACGCGGGCGGCCCGGTGATGACGATGTACTTCCTCGCCTCGAGGTTCCCGGCCGCCGCGTTCCTCGGCACGGCCGCATGGTTCTTCGCGATCGTGAACGTGGTGAAGGTGCCGTTCTCGATCGGCCTCGGCATCATCACGCCCGCGACGCTGCTGCTCGACCTCGTGCTGGTGCCCGCCGTGCTCGTCGGCGGATTCGTCGGCTGGAACCTCATGAAGCGGATGCCGCAGCGGGTGTTCGAGCGGATCGTGATCGTGCTGACCGTGGTCGGCGCCCTGTACCTGCTGTTCGCGTGA
- a CDS encoding bifunctional methylenetetrahydrofolate dehydrogenase/methenyltetrahydrofolate cyclohydrolase, with the protein MTAIRLDGVATATAIKNELRTRIDDLRANGVVPGLGTLLVGDDPGSRSYVAGKHRDCAEVGIESIRIDLPAAATSADVRAAIADLNSAREVTGYIVQLPLPPGHDENAMLELIDPDKDADGLHPTNLGRLVLGIEGELQSPLPCTPAGIVEMLQRYDVPIRGRNVVVIGRGLTVGRPLGLLFTRKGLDATVTLTHSRTADLPAEVRRGDIVVAAVGVPHLVKPEWVKPGAAVLDVGITRVQDEETGKGRLTGDVDPAVAEVAGHLSPNPGGVGPMTRAMLLANVVKSAELRLQ; encoded by the coding sequence ATGACCGCGATCAGGCTCGACGGCGTCGCCACGGCGACCGCGATCAAGAACGAGCTGCGCACGCGCATCGACGACCTGCGGGCCAACGGCGTCGTGCCGGGCCTCGGCACGCTGCTGGTCGGCGACGACCCGGGCTCCCGCTCGTACGTCGCCGGCAAGCACCGCGACTGCGCCGAGGTCGGCATCGAGTCGATCCGCATCGACCTGCCCGCGGCGGCCACCTCGGCCGACGTGCGCGCCGCGATCGCCGACCTCAACTCCGCGCGCGAGGTCACCGGCTACATCGTGCAGCTGCCGCTGCCCCCGGGGCACGACGAGAACGCCATGCTCGAGCTCATCGACCCCGACAAGGACGCCGACGGGCTGCATCCGACCAACCTCGGCCGGCTCGTGCTCGGCATCGAGGGCGAGTTGCAGTCGCCGCTGCCGTGCACGCCCGCGGGCATCGTCGAGATGCTGCAGCGCTACGACGTGCCCATCCGCGGCCGCAACGTGGTCGTGATCGGCCGCGGGCTCACGGTCGGCCGCCCGCTCGGGCTGCTCTTCACCCGCAAGGGGCTGGATGCCACGGTGACCCTCACGCACTCGCGCACGGCCGACCTGCCCGCCGAGGTGCGCCGCGGCGACATCGTCGTGGCGGCTGTCGGCGTGCCGCACCTCGTGAAGCCCGAGTGGGTCAAGCCGGGCGCCGCCGTGCTCGACGTGGGCATCACGCGCGTGCAGGACGAGGAGACCGGCAAGGGTCGGCTCACCGGTGACGTCGACCCCGCGGTCGCCGAGGTCGCCGGGCACCTGTCGCCGAACCCCGGCGGGGTGGGGCCGATGACGCGCGCGATGCTGCTGGCGAACGTGGTGAAGTCGGCCGAGCTCCGGCTGCAGTAG